One window of Dendropsophus ebraccatus isolate aDenEbr1 chromosome 13, aDenEbr1.pat, whole genome shotgun sequence genomic DNA carries:
- the DISP2 gene encoding protein dispatched homolog 2, giving the protein MDEENCEKENIVLSNLTPNTATLQKVHHCFPKESPTCPRDRLSTSGHYQQPSMSRSNGQLSPSACEARPHQKCCHCNHQERKLSYTVPQLPGHEDLKTLCSHQSSINTSTDLSHQSVGCIWKQWDSDRRAKQPLQHHVVTVRHDKAFRMPKSYSQLISDWPLPVLAVWLLLILVCTLAGLLAGRLPDFSNPLMGFEPRDTDIGRKLITWKNIQSNTGYRKVLSLYPHGEKSSLDNLDFSRRNEKLFQITKRDTRHRRMVDQKDGVDGFFCGPPSKSYSQLVFMSKTAGSLWNLQAIQSMCRIEKEKIRSHPTFSELCERNDNKECCPSWSLGNYISVMYNRTSCLEITQSDISHTLVLLRSCAPNYHSGALTPSCIGSRTEREKHSQCAKVPEKCTRSSAVYQLLHFLVDRDFLSPQTTDYQVPSLKYSLLFSPAKKGASMMDIYVDNLESWELFDNFTAITGMDLGIKQKLFQHYLVLDTVYPVLAILSIFLSMSFYLRSFFITFMVLMSVVGSLMISFFFYKLVFRMTFFPFVNLIAIIILSSICANHTFVFLDLWNLSKIQHSAAGMLQWVKQTMHHFVYLMLVSCLTTGAAFYAGYLSSITSIRCFSIYMGTSILVNMAFMITWLPATMVLYERYIIVNCAYKSEDYWNSNGHKRVFFNFYQKLKSIHGTLSETSKLLFEKLLPCGVIKFRYIWICWFAALAAGGVYIACVSPKLKLPSSDMSSVQMFRLSHPFERYDAEYCHQFMFEHQEHGEGQHMPITLIWGIMPVDNGDHLNPAMNGTLIRDTAFSIHTADNQRWLMELCQKVRNQSFYFPDQNKKSNICFMEDFHRWMESRQCSQSDQNHNLCCNQFSFPYSRDLLLHCIKMMVTEQGGGAGPEAYDIGTRFDAQGNLTALVLEFQTIYHYSFNYSITRKFYNTLNKWLMDELKNAPRGLQNGWFTSNLSLFNLQHTLSTEIMMITGFAVAISFVVLLLTTWNVLLSLFSVAAIGGSVLVTVGLLVLLEWQLNVVESLFVSAAVGLSVDFTVNYCISYHLCPHSDRLSRVAYSLKQMSCATAMGAASLFSAGVIMLPATVLAYRKLGIFIMMIKCISCGFATFFFQSLCCFFGPEKNCGQILWPCTNVLRECPHDPRVNGTFACSGHEKQSRLRKVQESNTENEQYELQPLARNLSDSFDNSTTTSKLSKRPSILSEDMQLSDNKCHRLGSQHSQKEDPDFQGNTMGKKGFNQYPALQTSSPYRQSSFDEKTKSEQSCTRCVYQRMNSKTWNGSVVDHDHIHDTRCRKQSGDLDSAKSSSPVNYSPERNVRMFEYSRCLCSVGSSFDALDSNETCLSDFDQTSKLADSARCSPDFLDVPDSPCHGERGHLNGKRETLRLALRETVFDSPTSSKQTNMLWKIQSNQDADPPVVLPNSKPDMPDVWIKRTNDHSSGCIS; this is encoded by the exons ATGGACGAAGAAAATTGTGAAAAAGAGAACATAGTGCTGAGTAACTTAACACCAAACACAGCGACCCTGCAGAAGGTCCACCACTGCTTTCCAAAAGAGTCCCCCACCTGCCCCCGAGACCGTCTGTCTACCTCTGGTCACTATCAGCAACCATCAATGAGCAGATCCAATGGTCAGCTGTCCCCCAGTGCATGTGAGGCACGTCCCCATCAAAAGTGCTGCCACTGCAACCACCAGGAGCGCAAGCTGAGCTACACCGTGCCGCAACTGCCAGGGCACGAGGACCTTAAGACGCTGTGCTCTCACCAGTCCAGCATTAATACTTCCACCGATCTTTCCCATCAATCCGTGGGCTGTATCTGGAAGCAGTGGGACAGTGACCGAAGGGCCAAACAGCCGCTGCAGCACCATGTAGTCACTGTAAG ACATGATAAAGCGTTCCGGATGCCAAAAAG CTACTCGCAGCTGATCAGTGACTGGCCTCTCCCCGTCTTGGCCGTCTGGTTGCTCCTTATTCTGGTGTGTACTTTGGCGGGACTTCTGGCTGGACGTCTGCCAGACTTCTCCAACCCCCTGATG GGTTTCGAGCCCAGAGATACGGACATTGGAAGGAAATTAATAACGTGGAAAAATATACAAAGCAACACGGGCTACAGAAAGGTTTTATCCCTCTATCCGCATGGGGAGAAAAGCAG CCTGGATAACCTGGACTTcagcagaagaaatgagaagctCTTCCAGATCACCAAGAGAGACACTCGTCACCGCAGAATGGTGGATCAAAAGGATGGGGTGGACGGCTTCTTCTGCGGACCCCCAT CCAAAAGCTATTCGCAGCTTGTATTCATGTCCAAAACCGCGGGAAGTTTATGGAACCTGCAGGCAATCCAATCCATGTGCCGTATAGAAAAAGAGAAG ATCCGTTCACATCCTACCTTCTCGGAGCTGTGCGAACGCAATGACAACAAGGAATGCTGTCCTAGCTGGTCTCTTGGAAACTACATATCTGTCATGTACAACCGGACGTCCTGCCTGGAAATCACACAGAGCGACATTTCCCACACGCTGGTTCTGCTGCGTTCCTGTGCGCCAAACTATCACAGCGGGGCCCTCACCCCTTCCTGCATAGGGTCACGTACCGAGAGGGAAAAACATTCCCAGTGTGCCAAAGTGCCTGAAAAGTGCACCCGATCCAGCGCAGTCTATCAGCTGCTCCATTTTCTAGTAGACAGGGACTTCTTAAGCCCCCAGACCACAGATTACCAGGTCCCGTCGCTGAAGTACAGCTTGTTGTTCTCACCAGCCAAAAAAGGAGCCTCCATGATGGACATTTACGTGGACAACTTGGAGTCCTGGGAACTTTTTGATAATTTTACAGCAATCACCGGAATGGACTTGGGGATAAAGCAGAAACTTTTCCAGCACTACCTTGTCTTGGATACCGTGTATCCCGTCCTGGCAATATTGTCTATTTTTCTAAGTATGTCTTTTTACCTACGTtccttttttatcacttttatgGTCCTGATGTCGGTTGTGGGCTCGCTGATGATCTCCTTCTTTTTCTATAAACTGGTCTTTAGAATGACTTTCTTTCCCTTTGTTAACCTGATCGCCATCATCATCCTTAGTAGTATATGCGCCAACCATACCTTTGTCTTCTTGGACCTTTGGAATCTCAGTAAGATACAGCACTCGGCAGCCGGCATGTTACAGTGGGTGAAACAAACTATGCACCATTTTGTATATCTTATGTTAGTATCCTGCTTGACCACTGGAGCTGCTTTCTATGCCGGTTACCTAAGTAGTATTACCTCAATTCGTTGCTTTTCCATTTACATGGGAACCTCTATACTAGTCAACATGGCGTTCATGATAACGTGGCTGCCTGCCACCATGGTCCTTTATGAGAGATACATTATTGTCAACTGCGCGTACAAATCTGAAGATTACTGGAACAGCAATGGGCACAAAAgagtttttttcaatttttaccAAAAACTTAAGAGTATACATGGCACCTTGTCCGAAACATCGAAACTGCTTTTCGAAAAGCTCCTTCCATGTGGAGTAATAAAGTTCCGGTATATCTGGATTTGCTGGTTCGCCGCACTGGCGGCAGGTGGTGTCTATATTGCCTGCGTGAGCCCAAAATTAAAGCTGCCATCTTCAGACATGTCTTCGGTTCAGATGTTTCGGCTGAGCCATCCATTCGAGAGATACGATGCCGAATACTGCCACCAGTTCATGTTTGAGCATCAAGAACATGGAGAAGGTCAACACATGCCTATAACACTTATATGGGGGATCATGCCTGTGGATAATGGAGACCATCTAAATCCGGCCATGAATGGGACTCTCATCAGGGATACTGCTTTTAGCATCCACACCGCCGATAATCAGAGATGGCTTATGGAACTTTGTCAAAAGGTGAGAAACCAAAGTTTTTACTTTCCCGATCAGAATAAAAAATCTAACATTTGCTTCATGGAGGACTTCCACCGATGGATGGAAAGTCGGCAGTGCTCGCAGAGTGACCAGAACCATAATCTATGCTGTAACCAATTTTCATTTCCTTACTCAAGAGACTTACTTCTCCACTGCATCAAAATGATGGTGACGGAACAAGGGGGCGGCGCTGGTCCCGAGGCCTATGACATTGGAACCAGATTTGATGCCCAAGGGAACCTGACCGCCTTGGTTCTGGAATTTCAGACGATATATCACTACAGCTTCAACTATAGCATAACCAGGAAATTCTACAATACCTTAAACAAATGGCTCATGGATGAGTTAAAGAACGCTCCTCGAGGGCTGCAAAATGGATGGTTCACCAGCAACCTTTCCCTGTTTAACCTCCAGCATACATTAAGCACGGAGATCATGATGATAACCGGCTTTGCGGTAGCAATTTCATTCGTAGTTCTACTTCTAACTACATGGAACGTGTTACTGAGTTTATTTTCGGTGGCTGCCATCGGAGGATCGGTTCTGGTGACTGTCGGCCTCTTAGTTCTTCTGGAGTGGCAATTAAATGTTGTAGAATCCCTGTTTGTTTCGGCAGCCGTTGGACTCTCCGTGGACTTTACAGTAAACTACTGTATTTCCTATCATCTATGTCCCCATTCTGACCGCCTGAGCCGCGTGGCATACTCCTTAAAGCAAATGAGTTGTGCCACGGCAATGGGAGCCGCCAGCTTGTTTTCTGCTGGGGTAATAATGTTGCCGGCCACGGTGTTGGCATACAGGAAACTGGGAATATTCATCATGATGATTAAATGCATTAGCTGTGGCTTCGCCACCTTCTTTTTTCAGTCGCTTTGTTGCTTTTTTGGCCCAGAAAAGAACTGCGGACAAATACTGTGGCCTTGCACCAATGTCTTAAGGGAATGTCCCCATGACCCAAGAGTAAATGGCACCTTTGCTTGTAGTGGACATGAGAAGCAGAGTCGGTTAAGGAAGGTCCAAGAATCAAACACAGAAAATGAACAATACGAGCTTCAGCCTTTAGCCCGGAACTTAAGTGATAGTTTCGACAACAGTACCACAACTAGTAAACTCTCCAAACGCCCATCCATCCTATCGGAAGACATGCAGCTATCCGATAATAAGTGCCACCGATTAGGATCTCAGCACAGTCAAAAAGAAGATCCAGATTTCCAGGGTAACACAATGGGGAAGAAAGGTTTTAACCAGTATCCCGCTTTGCAAACCTCTTCTCCCTACAGACAGAGTAGCTTTGACGAGAAGACAAAGTCCGAACAATCGTGCACTCGATGCGTTTACCAGAGGATGAACAGTAAGACCTGGAATGGATCTGTGGTGGATCACGACCACATACATGACACACGTTGTCGAAAGCAATCAGGTGACTTAGATAGTGCCAAAAGCTCCAGTCCTGTGAACTATTCCCCCGAGAGGAACGTCCGTATGTTTGAATATTCCAGGTGCCTATGTTCGGTGGGTAGCTCCTTCGATGCCCTTGACTCCAACGAAACTTGTCTTAGTGATTTTGACCAGACTTCAAAACTGGCTGACTCAGCAAGATGCTCCCCCGACTTTCTTGATGTACCCGATTCCCCCTGTCACGGTGAAAGGGGTCATCTGAACGGGAAGAGAGAAACATTAAGATTGGCTCTACGGGAAACCGTGTTTGATTCCCCTACATCCTCCAAACAGACTAATATGTTATGGAAAATCCAGTCGAACCAAGATGCCGACCCCCCAGTTGTTCTTCCTAACAGCAAACCAGACATGCCTGATGTGTGGATTAAGAGGACTAATGATCATAGTTCGGGCTGCATTAGTTGA